The following coding sequences lie in one Fimbriiglobus ruber genomic window:
- a CDS encoding glycoside hydrolase family 10 protein produces the protein MTRLFFGILASLGFFVATAPAADGPPPLAREFRGVWVATVGNIDWPSRPGLPAEKQKAELLAILDKAVELHLNAVIFQVRPMADALYESKLEPWSEYLTGTMGKGPGYDPLAFAVAEAHARGLELHAWFNPYRARHPSAKSVAPDDHITKRRPDLAKPYGTHYWMNPTHPDVQEHSLAVVLDVVKRYDVDGVHIDDYFYPYKEKNAAGAVIPFPDNDTWEKYQAAGGKAGRDDWRRAAVNQFVERMYKEVKAAKPWVKVGISPFGVWRPGNPPGIAGLDQYAELYADAKLWLNEGWVDYFAPQLYWRIAQEKQSFPKLLAWWAGENAKKRHLWPGLYTGRVTGTAKGWPAKEIVDQIEITRTRPDATGAIHFSAKTLVRNAGGVADELRKVYASPALVPASPWLATGLPPKKPKLVREIVGDQALLRIETSSETRFVMVRTLSDEKWTTTITSAVGEKTAIPVSGAKRVVVSVLDRTGRESEAAE, from the coding sequence ATGACCCGCCTGTTCTTTGGGATCCTCGCGTCCCTGGGGTTCTTCGTTGCCACTGCCCCCGCCGCGGACGGCCCGCCTCCGCTCGCCCGCGAGTTTCGCGGCGTCTGGGTCGCGACGGTCGGGAACATCGACTGGCCGTCGCGACCGGGATTGCCGGCCGAGAAACAGAAAGCGGAGCTTCTCGCGATTCTCGACAAGGCGGTGGAACTGCACCTGAATGCCGTCATCTTCCAGGTCCGGCCGATGGCCGACGCCCTGTACGAGTCGAAGCTGGAGCCGTGGTCGGAATACCTGACCGGGACGATGGGGAAGGGGCCGGGGTACGACCCGCTCGCGTTCGCCGTGGCCGAAGCCCACGCCCGCGGGCTGGAACTCCACGCCTGGTTCAACCCGTACCGGGCTCGCCACCCGTCGGCCAAGTCCGTGGCCCCAGACGATCACATCACGAAGCGCCGCCCGGACCTCGCCAAGCCTTACGGCACCCATTACTGGATGAATCCGACGCACCCGGACGTGCAAGAGCATTCCCTCGCGGTCGTCCTTGACGTGGTCAAGAGATACGACGTCGACGGCGTTCACATCGACGATTACTTCTACCCCTACAAGGAAAAAAATGCGGCCGGGGCGGTGATCCCGTTCCCCGACAACGACACGTGGGAGAAGTATCAGGCGGCGGGCGGGAAAGCCGGCCGCGACGATTGGCGGCGGGCAGCCGTGAACCAGTTCGTCGAGCGAATGTACAAGGAAGTGAAGGCGGCGAAGCCGTGGGTGAAAGTCGGCATCAGTCCGTTCGGCGTCTGGCGGCCGGGCAACCCGCCGGGCATCGCCGGCCTCGACCAGTACGCGGAACTGTACGCCGACGCGAAGCTGTGGCTCAACGAGGGCTGGGTGGACTACTTTGCCCCGCAACTTTACTGGCGGATCGCCCAGGAGAAGCAGAGCTTCCCGAAACTCCTGGCGTGGTGGGCCGGCGAGAACGCCAAGAAGCGGCATCTCTGGCCGGGGCTCTACACCGGCCGCGTGACCGGCACGGCCAAAGGGTGGCCGGCCAAGGAAATCGTCGACCAAATCGAGATCACACGGACTCGCCCGGACGCGACCGGAGCCATTCACTTCAGCGCGAAAACCCTGGTTCGGAACGCGGGAGGCGTGGCCGACGAGTTGAGGAAGGTGTACGCCTCGCCGGCCCTGGTTCCGGCAAGCCCCTGGCTCGCCACCGGCTTACCACCCAAAAAGCCCAAACTGGTGCGGGAAATCGTGGGCGATCAAGCACTCCTTCGCATCGAGACCTCTTCCGAAACGCGGTTCGTCATGGTGCGAACGCTCTCGGATGAAAAATGGACGACCACCATCACCTCCGCGGTGGGCGAAAAGACCGCGATTCCTGTTTCCGGAGCCAAGCGTGTCGTCGTGAGTGTTCTGGATCGGACCGGCCGCGAGAGTGAAGCTGCCGAGTGA
- a CDS encoding DUF1559 domain-containing protein: MPFANRRRAGFTLIELLVVIAIIAILIGLLLPAVQKVREAAARAKCANNLKQIGLAVHNYAGVYGYTPAAHDFSPYFGSWLVVLLPYIEQQNIYNSMYSTYGPSSTNPATPGGVGVTTYICPSEPRSMASQTYTSSSSGHQWPGTDYVAVAGYDYDDGSTTASSPHEGILNAYHPRKTLISVTDGLSNTLMAGERPISSDLTWGWFSSGNVDTWWGVANTHNIYSSDQNGNACPPTPTYFAPPLAGGPANPCNFNHFYSYHTGGSNWLFGDGSIKFIAYSAASLLPALATYAGGEVVDASQY, translated from the coding sequence ATGCCTTTTGCTAACCGCCGGCGGGCGGGGTTTACGCTCATCGAATTACTCGTGGTGATCGCGATCATTGCGATTCTGATCGGGCTCCTCCTTCCGGCCGTCCAAAAAGTGCGGGAAGCCGCCGCCCGGGCCAAGTGCGCCAACAACCTCAAGCAAATCGGCCTCGCGGTCCACAACTACGCGGGCGTCTACGGGTACACCCCGGCGGCACACGATTTCTCTCCTTACTTCGGTAGCTGGCTCGTCGTACTACTTCCGTACATCGAGCAGCAGAACATTTACAACTCGATGTATTCGACTTACGGCCCGAGTTCCACCAACCCGGCGACTCCAGGGGGAGTCGGGGTGACGACTTACATCTGCCCGTCCGAGCCGCGGTCGATGGCCTCCCAGACTTACACGAGTTCTTCCTCCGGACATCAATGGCCGGGTACGGATTACGTCGCCGTGGCCGGGTACGATTACGACGACGGCAGCACGACGGCGAGTTCGCCCCACGAAGGGATTTTGAACGCCTACCACCCGCGTAAAACGCTGATCAGTGTGACGGACGGGTTGAGCAATACCCTCATGGCCGGTGAGCGGCCGATCTCGTCGGATCTGACGTGGGGTTGGTTCAGTTCCGGCAACGTGGACACCTGGTGGGGCGTAGCGAACACGCACAACATCTACTCTTCCGATCAGAACGGCAACGCGTGCCCGCCGACGCCGACCTACTTTGCCCCGCCGCTCGCGGGCGGACCGGCCAACCCGTGCAATTTCAACCACTTCTACAGCTACCACACCGGTGGCTCGAACTGGCTCTTCGGCGACGGATCGATCAAGTTTATCGCGTACAGCGCGGCATCACTCCTACCGGCACTGGCGACTTACGCGGGTGGTGAAGTCGTGGACGCGAGCCAGTATTGA
- a CDS encoding DUF1559 domain-containing protein produces the protein MKWESCVFRDHLGLVRRLHSSLLSSLSPPRHLPRCLVVLSVRSRARGFTLIELLVVIAIIAILIGLLLPAVQKVREAAARAKCSNNLKQLGLAVHNYENANGSFPPAELFPRLVTAQLILLPYIEQSALQGLALLNPGTNNNLNGDNSANGIACKSQIVPTFQCPSEISTLQQALSTGANSGTSNYFLNGGLQTNASNGTVGGAFSMYLPVPFTAPSSGPVPVIEGWKARIADITDGTSNTAMMSEIKRTASTTTGATNILIVQYVTGTFNIDPTTMPACTGLASGTIFSYLGNEYWRGAVMWTSLYNHTLPPNSAVRGNCVDTTLTNGHVPARSYHTGGVNVVACDGSVRFVSNSVSPATWSEFGTRASGGILGDF, from the coding sequence ATGAAGTGGGAATCGTGTGTTTTTCGGGATCACCTCGGGTTGGTACGCCGCCTGCATTCATCTCTTCTCAGCTCACTCTCCCCACCACGACATTTGCCGAGGTGCCTTGTGGTTCTTTCCGTCCGCAGCCGCGCACGGGGTTTTACCCTGATCGAGTTACTTGTTGTTATCGCGATTATTGCGATTCTGATTGGTTTATTGCTTCCCGCCGTTCAGAAAGTGCGCGAAGCCGCCGCCCGCGCGAAATGTTCCAACAATCTCAAACAACTGGGTTTGGCCGTCCACAACTACGAAAACGCGAACGGATCGTTCCCGCCCGCCGAACTTTTTCCGCGGCTGGTCACCGCCCAACTCATCCTCCTTCCTTACATCGAACAGTCGGCTCTCCAGGGATTGGCCCTACTGAACCCCGGCACGAACAACAACTTAAACGGCGACAATTCGGCCAACGGCATCGCTTGCAAAAGCCAAATCGTGCCAACTTTCCAATGTCCATCAGAAATATCGACGCTGCAGCAGGCGCTGAGTACTGGCGCGAATAGTGGTACGTCGAACTACTTTCTCAACGGCGGGCTACAAACGAACGCCTCGAATGGTACTGTCGGCGGCGCTTTTTCGATGTACCTACCCGTTCCATTTACCGCACCGTCGTCTGGCCCAGTCCCGGTCATTGAAGGATGGAAAGCTCGGATCGCCGACATCACCGACGGCACCAGCAACACGGCTATGATGTCGGAAATCAAGCGGACCGCGTCAACCACCACCGGCGCTACCAACATCCTGATTGTGCAATACGTAACGGGAACCTTTAACATCGACCCAACGACCATGCCCGCGTGTACCGGGCTCGCCTCGGGGACGATATTTAGCTACCTCGGAAACGAGTACTGGCGGGGAGCCGTCATGTGGACCTCGCTTTACAATCATACCCTTCCGCCGAACAGTGCGGTTCGCGGAAATTGTGTCGATACTACCCTCACAAACGGTCACGTTCCCGCCAGAAGTTATCACACCGGTGGGGTTAACGTCGTGGCCTGCGACGGGTCAGTGCGGTTCGTCAGCAATTCGGTCAGCCCCGCCACGTGGAGTGAGTTCGGAACCCGGGCCAGCGGCGGCATTCTGGGCGATTTCTAA
- a CDS encoding sigma 54-interacting transcriptional regulator: protein MNSRSVSRADLASNEQLPGLLTSPVVERPGILLLVAQAIAAHTDLAVLLRDLAKTLHGHLPVGYLSFALIDSNSQSAKLQFLEPIGGGARPNPADTPTELPSTESPTAFVWEAQAPLWLDVNSGDLDKRFPTLRKAFARQGVRAACFVPLTTPRRKLGAMGFTSYSAVAPTPEDLDFVSLIGRLVALAVEGALTRRELEQANARLAAEKLYLEEEIRTDRRMHEVVGDGAVVRDVLRQVDVVAPTDSAVLITGETGTGKELIARAVHNRSRRKDRTFVKLNCAAIPTGLLESELFGHEKGAFTGAVERRVGRFELADKGTLFLDEVGDIPQELQPKLLRVLQEQEFERLGSGKTIKVDVRLVTATHQNLAAMVADGKFRSDLYYRLHVFPIHIPPLRERREDIPTLVRHFVSLFARRLGKTIDLIPAASMAALEQYSWPGNIRELEHLIERAVILSTGRELRLPPVHLAPHPAPTPTVPPPLSPQHPTLKEREKAIIERTLEECRWVVGGSNGAAARLGLKRTTLLSRMKKLGVIRRDSHGADFSTQS from the coding sequence ATGAACTCGCGTTCCGTCTCTCGGGCTGATCTCGCGTCGAACGAACAACTGCCCGGACTCCTCACGTCGCCGGTCGTTGAGCGGCCGGGTATTCTCCTCTTGGTCGCCCAGGCGATCGCGGCCCACACCGATCTCGCAGTTTTGCTCCGGGATCTGGCCAAGACTCTCCACGGCCATTTGCCCGTCGGCTACCTGAGTTTCGCGCTCATCGACTCGAACTCCCAATCGGCCAAACTCCAGTTTCTCGAGCCTATCGGGGGGGGAGCGCGGCCGAATCCGGCCGACACGCCGACCGAACTGCCGTCGACCGAATCCCCGACCGCGTTCGTGTGGGAGGCCCAGGCGCCGCTGTGGTTGGATGTTAACTCGGGAGACCTCGACAAACGTTTCCCGACACTTCGCAAAGCGTTCGCGCGGCAAGGCGTCCGGGCTGCTTGCTTTGTCCCGCTCACGACCCCGCGCAGGAAACTCGGGGCGATGGGCTTTACGAGTTATTCGGCCGTCGCGCCGACCCCGGAGGACTTGGACTTCGTTTCACTGATCGGCCGGCTCGTGGCGCTCGCCGTCGAAGGCGCGTTGACCCGGCGGGAACTGGAGCAGGCGAACGCCCGGCTCGCGGCCGAAAAGCTATACCTGGAAGAGGAAATTCGGACCGACCGACGAATGCACGAGGTCGTGGGCGACGGAGCGGTCGTGCGCGACGTCCTCCGGCAGGTCGACGTCGTCGCCCCGACCGATTCGGCCGTCCTCATTACCGGCGAGACGGGAACGGGCAAGGAATTAATCGCCCGGGCGGTCCACAATCGCAGCCGCCGGAAAGACCGCACGTTCGTGAAACTGAACTGTGCCGCCATCCCGACCGGGCTCCTGGAGAGCGAACTGTTCGGGCACGAGAAGGGGGCGTTCACCGGGGCCGTCGAGCGGCGGGTCGGCCGGTTCGAGTTGGCAGACAAGGGAACGTTGTTTCTGGACGAAGTCGGCGACATCCCCCAGGAACTTCAGCCGAAACTGCTCCGCGTACTCCAGGAGCAGGAATTTGAGCGGTTGGGTAGCGGAAAGACCATCAAGGTTGACGTGCGTCTGGTGACGGCCACGCACCAAAACCTGGCGGCCATGGTCGCCGACGGAAAATTTCGCTCCGATCTCTACTACCGGCTACACGTTTTTCCCATTCACATCCCGCCGCTCCGGGAGCGCCGCGAGGACATTCCCACTCTGGTCCGTCACTTCGTCAGCCTGTTCGCCCGTCGCCTCGGCAAGACCATCGATTTGATCCCCGCGGCGTCGATGGCCGCGCTGGAGCAATACTCGTGGCCGGGTAACATCCGCGAATTGGAACACCTCATCGAACGGGCCGTCATCCTGAGTACGGGTCGGGAACTCCGCCTCCCGCCGGTTCACCTGGCACCGCACCCGGCGCCGACGCCGACCGTACCGCCACCGTTATCACCTCAACATCCGACGTTGAAGGAGAGAGAAAAAGCGATTATCGAGCGCACTCTGGAAGAATGCCGCTGGGTAGTCGGCGGCTCGAACGGGGCGGCGGCCCGACTGGGGCTCAAGCGAACGACCCTGCTATCGCGGATGAAAAAATTAGGGGTCATACGACGAGATAGCCACGGCGCCGATTTTTCGACACAATCCTGA
- the nadB gene encoding L-aspartate oxidase — MPFNRYLVRFDARRSLHQFTDVLVIGAGIAGLRAALEIPQDLSVLVATKDRITESNSAYAQGGIAGVRSPEDRFENHVEDTMVAGDGLCDREVVELVVREGPTQIDLLVNWDTHFDLENGTLALTREGGHSHRRIVHALGDATGHEVMRAVIARAQTAPNVVLWDDTFTIDLLTDNGACVGAVVWRPGVGKILVWAKQVILASGGCGMVYRETTNPPVATGDGMAAAYRAGAELRDMEFMQFHPTVLYVAGSARYLISEAVRGEGAYLRDVHGERFMLKDDPRAELAPRDVVSRAIFRTMERTQHPNVYLDLSHLDPALVSTRFPGISRVCRQFGLDITKDKVPVRPGAHYMVGGVTVDSHGRTTLPNLWAAGEVTSSGLHGANRLASNSLLEGLVFGAVCGRGAAEASRRMPDSFRAPLLRSATVTDDPGGHLDVADVTNALRGLMVRKMGIVREKGRLDEATQDVKFWCRYVLAREFDTRAGWELQNLLTVARLMLDAAARREESRGTHFRSDFPKRDDDHWARHLSSPRREALTE, encoded by the coding sequence ATGCCGTTCAACCGCTATCTCGTTCGATTCGACGCCAGGCGTTCCCTCCATCAGTTTACCGACGTTTTGGTCATCGGGGCGGGAATTGCCGGCCTCCGTGCCGCGCTCGAAATTCCCCAGGATCTGTCGGTACTCGTCGCCACCAAAGACCGGATCACCGAAAGTAATAGCGCGTACGCCCAGGGCGGGATCGCGGGCGTCCGGTCGCCGGAAGACCGGTTCGAGAACCACGTCGAAGACACAATGGTTGCCGGCGACGGGTTGTGCGACCGGGAGGTCGTCGAGTTGGTCGTCCGCGAAGGCCCGACGCAGATCGACCTTCTGGTGAACTGGGACACCCACTTCGATCTGGAAAACGGCACGCTCGCCTTGACCCGCGAGGGCGGACACAGCCACCGGCGGATCGTACACGCGCTCGGCGACGCCACCGGTCACGAAGTGATGCGGGCGGTCATCGCCCGCGCCCAAACGGCCCCAAACGTCGTTCTCTGGGACGATACTTTTACTATCGACTTACTCACGGACAACGGCGCCTGCGTGGGTGCCGTGGTTTGGCGGCCGGGGGTCGGCAAAATTCTGGTCTGGGCGAAACAGGTCATCCTGGCGTCCGGCGGGTGCGGAATGGTTTACCGGGAGACGACCAACCCCCCGGTCGCGACCGGCGACGGGATGGCCGCCGCGTACCGGGCCGGGGCGGAACTGCGAGACATGGAGTTCATGCAGTTTCACCCGACCGTACTCTACGTGGCAGGCTCGGCTCGGTATCTGATTTCCGAAGCGGTCCGCGGCGAAGGAGCTTACTTACGGGACGTTCACGGCGAGCGCTTCATGCTCAAAGACGACCCCCGCGCGGAGCTGGCTCCCCGGGACGTCGTCTCCCGCGCGATCTTTCGCACGATGGAACGGACCCAGCACCCCAACGTCTACCTCGACCTTTCGCACCTCGACCCGGCTCTCGTCTCGACCCGATTTCCCGGAATCAGTCGGGTCTGCCGGCAGTTCGGACTGGACATCACAAAGGACAAAGTCCCCGTCCGCCCCGGCGCCCACTACATGGTCGGCGGCGTCACCGTCGATTCCCACGGGCGGACGACCTTGCCGAACCTATGGGCCGCTGGTGAAGTGACGTCGAGCGGGTTGCACGGGGCCAACCGCCTTGCGTCCAACAGCCTGCTCGAAGGGCTGGTGTTCGGCGCGGTCTGCGGTCGCGGGGCGGCTGAAGCATCCCGGCGGATGCCCGACTCATTTCGCGCCCCGCTACTGCGGTCCGCGACTGTGACCGACGACCCGGGCGGGCACCTCGACGTGGCCGACGTGACGAACGCGCTCCGGGGACTCATGGTCCGCAAGATGGGGATCGTCCGGGAAAAGGGCCGCCTCGACGAGGCCACGCAGGACGTGAAGTTTTGGTGCCGGTACGTTCTCGCTCGCGAATTCGACACCCGTGCGGGCTGGGAACTGCAGAACCTCCTCACCGTCGCGCGGCTAATGCTGGACGCGGCCGCCCGCCGCGAGGAATCCCGCGGCACCCACTTCCGGAGCGACTTCCCGAAGCGGGACGACGATCACTGGGCAAGGCATTTGAGTAGCCCCAGGCGGGAAGCCCTGACGGAATGA
- a CDS encoding AAA family ATPase produces MVAKTHSVEDMSLADLQVEAEDVRKRINRFRQSLSRFFVNKQEIIDLMCLAAVAQEPLLLVGPPGTAKSDLVLKFKDAIGVEQGDYFEYMLTRFTEPSEIIGAIDIKELRDGRYLRRKEGKLPTAKLVFLDEIFKSNSAILNILLTIINERKFYQEGKPEPVPLRILFAATNEIPEQGELAALKDRFVLKVQSRPVQDDHFQELIDYGLQSETYKGLNQKPWAEGHCSLDDFLKANRYLTFVFARKHTDTNGDEQNDRETFFPADVFREFQRLVKTLVREDKIFISDRKLVKLYKLFRVRAWLFSGGTVSRDDLRLLAYLGETHQEIEHLREKVPNLLGDV; encoded by the coding sequence ATGGTGGCAAAGACTCATTCCGTCGAAGACATGTCCCTGGCCGACTTGCAGGTCGAAGCCGAAGACGTCCGCAAGCGGATTAACCGTTTCCGCCAGTCGCTGAGCCGGTTTTTCGTGAACAAGCAGGAGATCATCGACCTGATGTGCCTGGCGGCCGTCGCCCAGGAACCGCTCCTCCTCGTCGGGCCGCCGGGGACGGCCAAGTCCGACCTGGTGTTGAAGTTCAAGGACGCGATCGGGGTGGAGCAGGGGGACTACTTTGAATACATGCTCACGCGGTTCACCGAGCCGAGCGAGATCATCGGCGCCATCGACATCAAGGAACTGCGGGACGGCCGCTACCTCCGCCGCAAGGAAGGCAAGCTGCCGACCGCGAAGCTCGTGTTCCTGGACGAAATCTTCAAGTCGAACTCGGCGATCCTGAACATCCTGCTCACCATCATCAACGAGCGGAAGTTTTACCAGGAAGGTAAGCCGGAACCCGTACCCCTGCGAATCCTGTTCGCGGCGACGAACGAGATCCCCGAACAGGGCGAACTCGCGGCCCTCAAGGACCGCTTCGTACTCAAAGTGCAGAGCCGGCCGGTGCAAGACGATCACTTCCAGGAATTGATCGACTACGGTCTCCAGTCCGAGACGTATAAGGGTCTGAACCAAAAGCCGTGGGCCGAAGGCCACTGCTCGCTCGACGACTTTTTGAAGGCGAACCGGTATCTCACTTTCGTATTCGCTCGCAAACACACCGACACCAACGGGGACGAGCAAAACGACCGCGAGACCTTCTTCCCCGCCGACGTGTTCCGGGAGTTCCAGCGGCTCGTGAAAACCCTCGTCCGCGAGGACAAAATTTTCATCAGCGACCGGAAGTTGGTCAAACTCTACAAGCTTTTCCGCGTCCGCGCCTGGCTATTCTCCGGCGGCACGGTGAGCCGCGACGATCTTCGGTTACTTGCTTATCTGGGTGAGACGCACCAGGAGATCGAACACCTTCGCGAGAAGGTGCCGAACCTGCTGGGCGACGTGTGA
- a CDS encoding CehA/McbA family metallohydrolase, with protein MITVHLRINDAATGKPTPVRLRITGPNDTYFAPFGRLTEFATGRNEDVGGNLCVGRDQYAYIDGACEIRLPTGVPLRVRASKGPEYAALDETVVLGPGQMALRFAVARISDVRATGWHPGDTRVHFLSPHAAALEAAAEDVAVVNLLATVQTVSWLDGHAFPSVPNITAFSGQRPALQTDTASVVVNTLNTHPVLGQVGLLNCHRTVYPLSFGGSEDTDDWSVTDWCQQCHRKKGLAVWVSPFGTDCSEALIALILGNIDAIEYDAHPRKRPLLPWYYHLLNAGIVTPLVGGSGKDSNMIPVGAVRTYARLPLDVPPSYGAWIEAVRSGHCFATNGPLLTFEVNGHGPGETVDVPASESVVSVKATATSGTAFEKLDLIADGKVIATAMATQEGTGWSATLDCDHKVEESGWLAARCSGSAGAALFPSLPAFAHTSPVTVRVAGNPLPRRQDAVNPLTRAVERTREWIEQHGRFADEKWKRQLLARCDEALVRLKEPPAR; from the coding sequence ATGATCACTGTTCACCTCCGAATCAACGACGCCGCGACCGGGAAACCGACCCCGGTTCGGTTGCGAATCACCGGCCCCAACGACACCTATTTCGCTCCCTTCGGCCGTCTGACCGAGTTCGCCACCGGACGGAACGAGGACGTGGGCGGGAACCTGTGCGTCGGCCGGGACCAGTACGCTTACATCGACGGTGCCTGCGAAATCCGTTTGCCCACCGGCGTACCACTGCGTGTCCGGGCCTCGAAAGGCCCGGAATACGCCGCGTTGGATGAGACGGTCGTTCTGGGGCCGGGCCAGATGGCGTTGCGGTTCGCCGTCGCGCGGATCTCGGACGTCCGGGCAACCGGGTGGCATCCGGGCGACACCCGCGTCCATTTCCTCTCGCCCCATGCGGCCGCGCTCGAAGCGGCGGCCGAGGACGTGGCGGTCGTGAACCTGCTGGCGACCGTTCAAACCGTTTCCTGGCTGGACGGCCACGCATTCCCGAGCGTCCCGAACATCACCGCGTTCAGCGGTCAGCGACCCGCCCTCCAGACCGATACCGCGTCCGTCGTGGTCAACACACTCAATACCCACCCCGTTCTCGGTCAGGTCGGCTTGCTGAACTGTCACCGCACCGTTTACCCGCTCTCGTTCGGCGGTTCGGAGGACACGGACGACTGGTCGGTCACGGACTGGTGCCAGCAGTGCCACCGGAAAAAAGGGCTCGCCGTGTGGGTGAGCCCGTTCGGAACGGACTGTAGCGAGGCGCTGATCGCTCTGATTCTTGGCAATATCGACGCGATCGAATACGACGCCCACCCGCGCAAGCGACCGCTCCTCCCGTGGTACTACCACCTCCTGAACGCGGGGATCGTCACCCCACTCGTCGGCGGCAGCGGCAAAGACTCCAACATGATTCCGGTCGGGGCGGTCCGCACTTATGCCCGACTCCCGTTGGATGTGCCGCCGAGCTACGGAGCCTGGATCGAAGCCGTCCGGTCAGGCCACTGCTTCGCCACCAACGGCCCTTTGCTGACGTTTGAAGTAAACGGACACGGGCCGGGCGAAACGGTCGATGTCCCCGCGTCCGAAAGCGTTGTGTCCGTGAAGGCGACCGCGACCAGCGGCACCGCGTTCGAGAAATTAGACTTGATCGCCGACGGGAAGGTCATCGCCACCGCGATGGCGACCCAGGAAGGCACCGGATGGTCGGCGACACTCGATTGCGACCACAAAGTCGAGGAATCGGGCTGGCTGGCGGCCCGCTGTTCGGGCAGCGCGGGGGCGGCGCTGTTCCCAAGTTTGCCCGCATTCGCTCACACGTCGCCGGTCACAGTTCGCGTGGCCGGGAACCCGCTGCCGCGCCGCCAGGACGCGGTGAACCCCCTGACCCGCGCGGTCGAGCGAACCAGGGAGTGGATCGAGCAGCACGGGCGGTTCGCAGACGAAAAATGGAAACGACAACTACTCGCGCGCTGCGACGAAGCCCTTGTCCGACTCAAGGAACCGCCCGCCCGGTGA
- a CDS encoding sugar phosphate isomerase/epimerase family protein produces the protein MFTISAFADEISPDPKVQIAVLIKCGVRHIEFRSIYQTNVLALSDDQIKEFKKFLDDEGFKLSAIGSPIGKVPIDSPFEPHLDKFKRAIELCSVFGTPNIRIFSYYPPAQTAWNNDWAPWREEVIRRMRVKAEMAAAAGVKLFHENEHKIYGDEPGRVADIMKSVNNPALRAAYDAANWVFSGYDPVKGWELTKDYTEHLHIKDWKTGGDHGVIPGTGDGRMSYSIADAVKRGYKGFATMEPHLRGGGPTGGHTGPDLFPLAVEAFRKILIDCGGQEG, from the coding sequence ATGTTCACGATCAGTGCCTTCGCCGACGAGATCTCTCCGGACCCCAAGGTGCAAATCGCCGTACTGATCAAGTGTGGCGTGCGGCACATCGAGTTCCGGTCGATCTACCAGACCAACGTACTCGCCCTTTCCGACGACCAGATCAAGGAGTTCAAGAAGTTCCTCGACGACGAAGGGTTCAAGCTCTCCGCGATCGGCTCGCCCATTGGGAAGGTGCCCATCGACTCGCCGTTCGAGCCGCACCTCGACAAATTCAAGCGGGCCATCGAACTCTGCAGCGTGTTCGGCACCCCGAACATCCGCATCTTCAGCTACTACCCGCCCGCACAAACGGCGTGGAACAACGACTGGGCTCCCTGGCGCGAAGAAGTTATCCGCCGCATGCGGGTCAAAGCCGAGATGGCCGCGGCGGCCGGCGTCAAACTGTTCCACGAGAACGAACACAAGATCTACGGCGACGAACCGGGCCGGGTCGCCGACATCATGAAGTCGGTGAACAATCCGGCTCTTCGGGCGGCCTACGACGCCGCGAACTGGGTGTTTTCCGGGTATGATCCTGTCAAGGGCTGGGAACTCACCAAGGACTACACCGAACACCTGCACATCAAGGACTGGAAGACCGGCGGCGACCACGGCGTCATCCCCGGCACCGGCGACGGGCGGATGTCGTACAGCATCGCCGACGCGGTGAAGCGCGGCTACAAGGGGTTCGCCACGATGGAACCCCACCTCCGCGGCGGCGGCCCGACCGGCGGCCACACCGGCCCGGACCTCTTCCCGCTCGCCGTGGAAGCGTTCCGCAAAATCCTCATCGACTGCGGCGGCCAAGAAGGATAA